In Prevotella sp. oral taxon 475, one DNA window encodes the following:
- a CDS encoding magnesium transporter CorA family protein — protein MKTYWNTNSTLKSINEWQPNCWIQVTCPTEDDQQMLEDQFNIPDYFLSDISDTDERARYEYDDGWMLIILRIPYVKEIRSRTPYTTVPIGIIHKRDVTITVCYYETNMMIDFVSYQQKRGEGFTDHVDLIFRLFLSSAVWYLKRLKQINILIEKAKHNLDQGVNNESLIGLSRLQDSLTYFITSIRGNENLLAKLKFKLQVDELDADLIEDVNIEMTQARETTSIYSDILESTMDTYSSIINNNMNTVMRTLTSVSIIMMFPTLIASLFGMNLINGMETSRWGFFVAIVISFLVSGISWWILRIKRLL, from the coding sequence CTGCTGGATTCAGGTGACATGCCCCACGGAAGACGACCAGCAGATGCTGGAAGATCAATTCAATATCCCCGATTATTTCTTGTCGGACATCAGCGATACCGACGAACGGGCACGCTATGAATATGATGATGGCTGGATGTTGATTATCCTTCGCATCCCATATGTTAAAGAAATTCGTTCGCGAACACCTTATACCACAGTGCCTATCGGCATTATACACAAACGAGATGTGACCATTACGGTCTGCTATTACGAAACGAATATGATGATAGATTTTGTGAGCTATCAGCAGAAACGCGGAGAGGGATTCACTGATCATGTCGACCTGATATTCCGGCTTTTCCTCTCTTCTGCCGTGTGGTATCTGAAACGACTGAAACAAATCAACATCTTGATAGAGAAAGCCAAGCATAACCTCGATCAGGGTGTCAACAACGAGTCGCTCATCGGACTGAGTCGGCTGCAAGATTCACTGACCTACTTCATCACTTCCATACGGGGAAACGAGAATTTGTTGGCAAAACTCAAGTTCAAACTTCAGGTAGACGAATTGGATGCCGACCTGATTGAAGATGTCAATATCGAAATGACACAGGCAAGAGAGACAACCAGCATCTATTCCGATATCCTTGAATCGACAATGGACACCTATTCAAGTATCATCAATAACAATATGAACACCGTGATGCGTACACTTACCTCGGTAAGCATCATCATGATGTTCCCCACTCTGATTGCCTCTCTCTTCGGGATGAACCTTATCAACGGTATGGAAACCAGTCGTTGGGGATTCTTCGTCGCCATTGTCATTTCCTTTTTAGTGTCAGGCATATCGTGGTGGATTCTAAGAATCAAACGATTACTTTGA
- a CDS encoding DUF349 domain-containing protein, whose protein sequence is MMDSQEKALPRGEEENTNMVKDPVNETLPSTDCTQTTDEVKAEVETPIEEESAMNTPKRKIYQSKEEILERAKTIVADNETPDKEEVDYLKTTFYKLHVAERDAEQKAYLENGGDPNTYQIKPDEVEEAFKAQIGVIKERRAKILQEQEQEKQENLKKKLEIIEKIKAMATSPDEANKSYATFKELQQEWKDIKAVPAEKANELWRNYHLYVEQFYDLLKLNSEAREYDFKKNLELKEKLCENAEKLSEEKDVISAFHQLQELHQAYREIGPVSKELREQIWGRFKAASTIINKKHQQHFEDLRANEEENLEKKTVLCEKAEAIAAKENKGAADWEKHTKEMLEIQAEWKTIGFAPQKMNVKIFERFRKACDAFFTQKAAFFKETRERYTENIEKKRKLIEKAQALADSTEWRSTGDKLIALQKEWKTIGMVPRKIGDKLWEEFLTACNKFFEARNAVHADSRSEEHENLSKKRQIVDQLKEMLQLTADDLQEKVKLLVDEYSQIGHVPYKEKNKLYDDFHKTLDQLYKKLNISATHRKLDEFKTNLKNMAQRGADMVDNERGRLLRRYEAIKSEVQTYENNLGFLNASSKKGNSLIDEMNRKVQKLKDDMELVRQKIKAIDQQNKEQQP, encoded by the coding sequence ATGATGGACTCTCAAGAGAAAGCCCTTCCCCGGGGAGAAGAAGAAAATACGAATATGGTGAAAGACCCGGTAAATGAAACATTGCCATCTACAGACTGCACACAGACTACAGACGAGGTGAAAGCAGAAGTGGAAACTCCAATTGAAGAGGAATCGGCCATGAATACACCTAAGCGGAAAATATATCAATCCAAAGAGGAAATTCTGGAACGTGCCAAAACGATTGTGGCTGATAATGAAACGCCTGATAAAGAAGAAGTAGACTACCTGAAAACCACATTCTATAAATTGCATGTCGCTGAGCGAGACGCCGAACAAAAAGCTTATTTGGAAAATGGAGGCGACCCTAACACCTATCAAATCAAACCCGATGAGGTAGAAGAAGCATTCAAAGCACAGATAGGAGTGATCAAAGAACGTCGCGCAAAGATTCTTCAAGAACAAGAACAAGAGAAACAAGAGAATCTGAAAAAGAAACTCGAAATTATCGAAAAGATAAAAGCAATGGCTACATCGCCTGATGAAGCCAATAAATCATACGCCACTTTTAAGGAATTACAACAGGAATGGAAAGACATCAAAGCCGTACCTGCTGAAAAAGCCAATGAGTTGTGGCGCAATTACCATTTGTATGTTGAGCAGTTCTACGATCTCCTCAAACTCAACAGCGAAGCTCGTGAATACGATTTCAAGAAAAATCTCGAATTGAAGGAGAAACTTTGCGAGAACGCAGAAAAACTATCGGAGGAGAAAGATGTCATCAGTGCTTTCCATCAATTGCAAGAACTGCACCAAGCGTATAGAGAGATAGGACCCGTTTCAAAAGAATTGCGTGAGCAAATCTGGGGACGATTCAAAGCTGCGTCTACGATCATCAATAAAAAACATCAGCAACACTTTGAAGACCTACGCGCTAACGAGGAAGAAAACCTTGAAAAGAAAACCGTTCTGTGTGAAAAGGCGGAGGCAATAGCTGCAAAAGAAAATAAAGGAGCCGCCGATTGGGAAAAACATACCAAAGAAATGCTTGAGATACAAGCAGAATGGAAAACCATAGGGTTTGCTCCTCAAAAGATGAATGTGAAAATCTTTGAACGTTTCCGTAAGGCTTGCGATGCCTTCTTTACCCAAAAGGCTGCCTTTTTCAAGGAAACGAGAGAACGCTATACAGAAAATATCGAAAAGAAACGCAAACTGATAGAAAAGGCACAGGCCCTGGCCGACAGCACAGAGTGGCGTTCGACGGGCGATAAACTGATTGCCTTGCAAAAGGAATGGAAAACAATAGGCATGGTTCCGAGAAAGATAGGGGATAAATTATGGGAAGAATTTCTCACAGCTTGCAACAAATTTTTCGAAGCACGCAATGCCGTTCATGCCGATTCGCGCAGCGAAGAACATGAAAACCTCAGTAAGAAGCGACAGATTGTCGACCAGTTGAAAGAAATGTTGCAACTAACGGCCGATGATTTACAGGAAAAGGTAAAGCTTCTCGTCGATGAGTATAGCCAAATAGGCCATGTTCCCTATAAAGAGAAGAACAAACTTTATGATGATTTTCATAAGACGCTTGACCAACTCTATAAAAAGCTGAACATTTCTGCTACCCATCGTAAGTTGGATGAATTCAAAACCAACTTGAAAAATATGGCTCAGCGCGGGGCCGACATGGTGGACAACGAGCGCGGACGTTTGTTGCGCCGTTATGAAGCCATCAAGTCGGAGGTGCAAACCTATGAAAACAATCTCGGATTCCTCAATGCCAGTAGCAAGAAGGGCAACAGCCTGATAGATGAAATGAACAGGAAAGTTCAGAAACTGAAAGATGATATGGAATTGGTTCGACAGAAGATCAAAGCTATCGACCAACAAAATAAAGAACAGCAACCATAG
- a CDS encoding DNA-binding protein, whose protein sequence is MIIFKVVERVLGVGPRKGQKAYGAEPKAPLKFSQEWLIDRIVRETSLSEGDVRNVFITLKNIIKEVVALGGSLDLGDIFSLRTTIPSKMEVKEEDVCATSLKRPRILVRWKQPISDALKKIEVEVDNPKRSKKEAKPKKPKS, encoded by the coding sequence ATGATTATTTTTAAAGTTGTCGAGCGCGTGCTCGGCGTAGGCCCACGCAAAGGGCAAAAAGCGTATGGGGCCGAACCCAAGGCTCCACTCAAGTTCTCGCAAGAATGGCTCATCGACCGCATTGTTCGCGAAACGTCGTTGAGCGAGGGCGATGTGCGCAATGTGTTCATCACGTTGAAGAACATCATCAAAGAAGTGGTTGCTCTGGGTGGTTCGCTCGACTTGGGTGACATCTTTTCGCTTCGCACCACCATTCCTTCGAAGATGGAAGTGAAAGAGGAAGACGTATGTGCCACCTCACTGAAGCGTCCGCGAATTCTGGTGCGCTGGAAGCAGCCGATCAGTGATGCGCTGAAGAAAATAGAAGTGGAGGTGGATAATCCCAAACGGAGCAAGAAGGAGGCAAAACCGAAAAAGCCGAAGTCATAG
- a CDS encoding leucine-rich repeat domain-containing protein translates to MKRRVIVCCAIFVALAGRAQSSSWTDPTGVQFDFTITDPVNKLAKITRGNGAPGTTVMTVPGTVPYNGDIYKVTDIAGRVTFVDNQVYGNGLKKLILSENIKVIRIYSADLAFDLEDIIFPSTLEVIEAAAFRYVQKLKMIDLSHTRVRFIGSYAFNNQPSQSMVTNIKFPQTLRRLGDNIFGDGNPPLKKLELPAQLDTISVFTFTELDNLERIYFTKPTPALIYNSNPGNPAYNPANPFRNLTNLQVVYLPVDATAAYKSQLYWVDGANLYREELAIGTSGYTSYYLENENFKIPTGCTAYIITGINPSGSKIIPDQAVVKAFTAGKIIPKQTGFILQGTPSSTIEYQANVTGTEENVTGNLLIGTATEREFSSAGDKYYVLANGDEGIGFYKQGTREGASIKLKAHRAGLRLAEAIAPAKGFTIDFESARKEAETTGIRDVRPTAQPREDVIYDLQGRRVMNPGRGIYIVNGKKVVRE, encoded by the coding sequence ATGAAACGAAGAGTAATAGTATGTTGTGCCATTTTCGTCGCTCTTGCAGGACGGGCACAAAGTTCGAGTTGGACAGACCCAACGGGTGTGCAGTTTGATTTCACCATTACAGACCCCGTCAACAAGCTCGCTAAGATAACACGAGGCAATGGAGCACCTGGTACTACTGTTATGACTGTGCCCGGAACAGTTCCCTACAACGGTGATATTTACAAGGTGACAGACATTGCAGGAAGAGTTACGTTTGTAGATAACCAAGTGTATGGTAATGGACTAAAAAAACTGATTCTATCTGAAAACATTAAAGTTATTCGAATTTATTCGGCCGACCTTGCTTTTGATTTGGAAGACATAATATTTCCTTCTACGTTGGAAGTAATAGAGGCAGCAGCATTCAGATACGTACAGAAACTGAAGATGATAGACCTTTCCCATACAAGGGTAAGGTTCATCGGATCTTATGCCTTTAACAATCAACCATCTCAGTCTATGGTTACCAATATCAAATTCCCACAAACCTTGCGTAGGCTGGGCGATAATATCTTTGGAGATGGTAATCCGCCCTTAAAGAAATTGGAACTACCTGCACAGCTTGATACCATCAGTGTATTTACTTTTACGGAACTGGATAATTTGGAAAGGATATATTTTACCAAGCCTACTCCTGCACTTATCTACAATTCCAACCCAGGTAATCCTGCTTATAATCCTGCCAATCCTTTTAGAAACTTAACCAATTTACAAGTGGTTTATCTTCCTGTTGATGCAACAGCGGCTTACAAGTCTCAACTGTATTGGGTAGATGGTGCTAACTTATACCGCGAGGAACTCGCCATCGGTACAAGTGGCTATACCTCCTATTACTTAGAGAATGAGAACTTCAAGATTCCTACGGGCTGCACGGCGTATATCATCACGGGCATCAACCCAAGTGGAAGCAAGATAATTCCCGACCAAGCTGTGGTGAAGGCGTTCACCGCAGGCAAGATTATCCCGAAGCAGACTGGATTTATTTTGCAAGGCACGCCCAGTAGCACGATAGAATATCAAGCCAACGTGACGGGAACGGAGGAGAACGTGACAGGCAACCTGCTCATCGGCACCGCCACCGAGCGGGAGTTCTCGTCGGCCGGCGATAAATACTATGTGCTGGCCAACGGCGACGAGGGCATCGGCTTTTACAAGCAGGGCACGCGCGAAGGAGCCTCCATCAAGTTGAAAGCTCATCGTGCGGGTCTGCGTCTGGCCGAAGCCATTGCGCCCGCCAAAGGATTTACAATCGACTTCGAATCCGCCCGCAAGGAGGCCGAAACGACCGGCATACGCGACGTTCGCCCGACAGCACAGCCACGCGAAGACGTCATCTACGACCTTCAGGGCCGTCGCGTGATGAATCCCGGTCGCGGCATCTACATCGTCAACGGCAAGAAAGTAGTGAGGGAGTAA
- the metH gene encoding methionine synthase, with the protein MTIQEIIKKKIMILDGALGTMIQEYALSEEDFRDGMLVHYKGQLKGNNDLLNLTRPDIITDIHRKYLAAGADLIETNTFSSQVVSQADYQLESRAREMAFLGAKLARQAADEFSTPEWPRFVCGSVGPTNKTCSMSPDVSDAAARDITYDQLFSAYHEQIDALVEGGIDAILIETIFDTLNAKAAIDASLHVMASRGTCLPIMLSITVSDLAGRTLSGQNIEGFLASISSLPIFSVGLNCSFGARQMKPYLKELAQKAPYYISAYPNAGLPNSMGQYDETADSMAPQIAEFIDEGLVNILGGCCGTTPEFIARYVELSRGKQPHRVVERSNTMWLSGLERLDVTPEVNFVNVGERCNVAGSRKFLRLIQNGLYEEAIGIARKQVADGALVIDINMDDALLDAEREMTIFLNMIAAEPDIARVPVMIDSSKWEVVLAGLKCVQGKCIVNSISLKEGEEVFIRHARDIKRFGAACVVMCFDEAGQATSFERRIEIAQRAYRILTQQVDFNPLDIIFDPNILAIATGIEEHDNYAAEFIRSIRWIRTHLPGVHVSGGVSNLSFSFRGNTYIREAMHAVFLYHAIREGMDFGIVNPAEKVTYSDLPAHQLEIIEDVVLNRKPGAGEQLILLAEEIKVQQEHLKADGASSTATPIEEEWRHLPLEERLAYALRKGLSEYLETDIHEALCHYPHAVDIIEGPLMAGMNEVGQLFGQGKMFLPQVVKTARTMKQAVAILQPYIEREKTDGATKAGKVLLATVKGDVHDIGKNIVAVVMACNNYEVIDLGVMVPADQIIRRAREEQVDIIGLSGLITPSLEEMVNVALEMKRAGLDIPIMIGGATTSELHVALKIAPVYGGPVVWMKDASQNSLVANRLLNPKEESDYINELNQKYDQLRNNYPAQRHKLLPIEEARKNKLHLFD; encoded by the coding sequence ATGACGATTCAGGAAATAATAAAAAAGAAAATCATGATTCTTGATGGTGCCCTGGGCACGATGATTCAAGAATATGCTTTGAGTGAAGAGGATTTCCGCGACGGTATGCTCGTCCATTACAAAGGACAACTTAAGGGTAATAATGACCTACTTAACCTCACACGCCCAGACATCATCACAGACATCCACCGGAAATATCTCGCCGCCGGAGCCGACCTCATCGAGACCAATACTTTCTCTTCGCAGGTTGTTTCCCAAGCTGACTATCAACTCGAGAGTCGCGCCAGAGAGATGGCTTTCCTGGGAGCTAAACTGGCCCGACAGGCAGCCGACGAATTTAGTACGCCCGAGTGGCCGAGGTTCGTCTGTGGATCGGTTGGCCCTACCAATAAGACTTGCTCAATGAGTCCCGATGTAAGCGACGCCGCAGCACGCGACATTACCTACGATCAGCTTTTTAGTGCCTATCATGAGCAAATTGACGCACTCGTTGAGGGTGGTATTGATGCCATTCTCATTGAAACAATCTTCGACACCCTTAACGCCAAAGCCGCTATTGATGCCTCACTCCATGTCATGGCCTCTCGTGGTACCTGTTTGCCCATCATGCTCAGTATCACCGTGAGCGACTTGGCCGGACGAACCCTCAGCGGGCAAAACATCGAGGGCTTTTTGGCTTCCATCAGTTCGCTTCCCATCTTCTCCGTAGGGCTCAACTGCTCATTTGGTGCACGTCAGATGAAACCTTACCTCAAGGAACTCGCCCAGAAAGCTCCTTATTATATCTCGGCCTATCCCAATGCCGGACTACCCAATTCGATGGGACAATACGATGAAACCGCCGATAGTATGGCACCGCAAATAGCCGAATTTATCGACGAAGGCTTGGTGAATATTCTTGGAGGATGCTGTGGAACAACGCCCGAGTTCATTGCCCGCTATGTCGAACTATCCCGTGGAAAACAACCTCATCGTGTCGTTGAAAGATCAAATACGATGTGGCTTTCGGGGCTTGAACGACTTGATGTAACACCCGAGGTGAACTTTGTTAATGTGGGTGAGCGATGCAATGTGGCAGGCAGTAGAAAATTTCTGAGACTCATTCAAAACGGTCTCTATGAAGAAGCTATCGGAATTGCCCGCAAACAAGTGGCTGACGGTGCCCTTGTAATTGATATCAACATGGACGATGCCCTGCTCGATGCCGAGCGCGAGATGACCATCTTTCTCAATATGATAGCTGCCGAACCCGATATTGCCCGTGTACCGGTAATGATCGATTCGTCGAAATGGGAAGTCGTCCTCGCCGGTCTTAAATGTGTGCAAGGTAAATGTATTGTCAATTCCATTTCGCTAAAAGAGGGCGAAGAAGTCTTCATTCGTCATGCACGAGACATTAAGCGGTTTGGGGCCGCCTGCGTGGTAATGTGTTTCGACGAAGCCGGACAGGCCACCTCTTTCGAACGTCGCATCGAAATCGCCCAGCGTGCCTACCGCATCCTTACCCAACAGGTGGACTTTAATCCACTCGACATCATTTTCGACCCCAATATCCTGGCCATTGCCACCGGCATTGAAGAACATGACAACTATGCTGCTGAGTTCATCCGCTCTATTCGTTGGATACGCACTCATCTGCCCGGCGTACATGTCAGCGGCGGTGTGAGCAACCTTTCGTTCTCTTTTCGCGGCAATACTTATATTCGCGAGGCCATGCACGCAGTGTTCCTTTATCATGCCATCCGGGAAGGGATGGATTTCGGTATCGTCAATCCTGCTGAAAAAGTGACCTACAGCGACCTTCCCGCCCATCAACTCGAAATAATCGAAGATGTTGTATTGAACCGCAAACCTGGCGCGGGCGAACAACTCATCCTGCTGGCCGAGGAAATAAAAGTCCAACAAGAACATCTGAAAGCAGATGGAGCTTCTTCTACCGCCACCCCCATTGAGGAAGAATGGCGGCACCTACCCCTGGAAGAGCGATTGGCTTATGCACTACGCAAAGGCCTCAGCGAATACCTTGAGACTGATATTCACGAGGCTCTCTGTCACTATCCTCACGCCGTTGATATCATTGAAGGCCCCCTTATGGCAGGTATGAATGAGGTGGGACAACTCTTCGGGCAGGGTAAGATGTTTCTGCCACAGGTTGTGAAAACAGCCCGCACTATGAAACAGGCCGTGGCCATCCTTCAACCTTATATTGAGCGCGAGAAAACCGACGGTGCCACGAAGGCAGGCAAAGTGCTCCTGGCCACAGTGAAGGGCGACGTGCACGACATAGGGAAAAACATTGTGGCTGTGGTGATGGCCTGCAACAACTACGAGGTGATCGATCTTGGTGTGATGGTGCCCGCCGATCAAATCATTCGTCGAGCCCGGGAAGAGCAAGTGGATATCATCGGACTAAGTGGACTTATCACCCCTTCGCTCGAGGAAATGGTGAACGTGGCCCTTGAGATGAAACGTGCCGGTCTGGACATCCCCATCATGATTGGCGGAGCCACGACCAGCGAACTGCACGTAGCCCTAAAGATTGCGCCAGTCTATGGCGGCCCAGTGGTTTGGATGAAAGATGCCAGTCAAAACTCGCTTGTGGCCAACCGCCTGCTCAATCCCAAAGAAGAGTCTGACTATATAAACGAACTGAACCAAAAATACGATCAACTACGCAACAACTATCCTGCTCAACGACACAAACTCTTGCCCATTGAAGAGGCGAGGAAAAATAAACTCCATCTCTTCGACTGA
- the smpB gene encoding SsrA-binding protein SmpB, producing MEQKIQIKNKKASFDFFFLETYTAGIVLTGTEIKSIRLGKASLVDSFCYIHNAEIWVKGMNISPYFYGSFSNHEARRDRKLLLNKREINRLQEAVKQVGTTIVPTLVFIDSNGRAKINIALARGKKEFDKRQTLKEKEDRRQMDRAIKRF from the coding sequence ATGGAACAAAAGATACAAATCAAAAACAAAAAGGCTTCGTTCGACTTCTTCTTCCTCGAAACCTATACCGCAGGTATTGTCCTCACCGGTACGGAAATCAAATCGATACGCCTGGGAAAAGCCTCGCTTGTAGATAGTTTCTGCTATATCCACAATGCAGAAATATGGGTTAAAGGAATGAATATCTCACCTTATTTTTATGGATCGTTCAGCAACCATGAGGCTCGAAGAGACCGCAAACTGCTGCTCAATAAACGTGAGATTAATCGATTACAAGAGGCCGTTAAACAAGTAGGTACCACCATAGTGCCTACACTTGTGTTTATCGACTCCAACGGGCGCGCCAAAATTAATATCGCCCTGGCACGAGGGAAAAAGGAATTTGATAAACGACAAACCCTCAAAGAAAAAGAAGATCGTCGACAAATGGATCGCGCCATCAAGCGGTTTTGA
- a CDS encoding DMP19 family protein: MEVKTILTDAQLREVADKGADELINLLVETLYQHVGGSLTQENIQRLNTHQLTLMAYHTLREEVMTGGFVQLIHNGDGPFIFLNPFAWSLKAWGLLDLGRLISKVYPLFVKHRQEIEIECDDEEFMALFERFSDFDDFDDFFVEHEEDFTLQVAQYITEHTEQFVGVKEV, from the coding sequence ATGGAAGTAAAAACAATCCTTACAGATGCCCAACTTAGGGAAGTTGCGGACAAGGGGGCAGACGAACTCATCAATCTCTTGGTCGAGACGCTCTACCAACATGTCGGCGGCAGTTTAACCCAAGAAAACATCCAGCGGCTCAATACCCACCAACTCACTCTCATGGCTTATCACACGCTGCGGGAGGAGGTAATGACTGGCGGATTCGTCCAACTCATCCACAACGGCGATGGTCCGTTCATCTTTTTGAATCCCTTTGCGTGGTCCTTAAAGGCATGGGGACTCTTGGATCTGGGGCGACTTATCAGTAAAGTATACCCGCTGTTTGTAAAACATCGCCAAGAGATTGAAATCGAATGCGACGACGAGGAGTTTATGGCTCTGTTCGAACGGTTCTCTGATTTTGACGACTTCGACGACTTCTTTGTCGAACACGAGGAGGATTTTACGCTTCAAGTGGCACAATATATCACAGAACATACCGAACAGTTTGTAGGAGTAAAAGAAGTTTAG